A part of Candidatus Eisenbacteria bacterium genomic DNA contains:
- a CDS encoding DUF11 domain-containing protein, whose amino-acid sequence MNPTPPRVGFIGLFVSALSTFLFAGSTLILEPLVYARALDSKLGTAHAGPLPGTRITGIAIGHGLVEPALTPIAFESDSVVAIVSALEALELYPTHRAVLAGGATGAFAHRLRNSGNVAVTARLELANLAGDGYDLADLAMLRDLDRDGAVSAGDAPLVSGATVALAVGDSADLVITFAVPLNAPDRTTAWLRVLASAVGSNVAAQVTDSVSLEAAAAITLMAEKSASPEFASFGDAIEYQVRVANRSDSALASVRIEDQLPAGFSYEVASARRDGVGLADPAGVTGRTLAFTLGALGAQSSTTLRYRARLGPAVPLGDAVNEAVAISGTARSNVARARVRVTGGVFAEEAVVFGTVYLDSDRDGRRSADERGVPGVRLYADQGSWVITDADGRYSLTQLAPRTHALKLDPLSLPSSARPRATRHRDRGAGGLAFVDLQRGDLQRADFALEADLPADSVLRPRREHVAGRDPLGAAVRRMFNGEPLLEALGDPRARPSTGVLDAEGPLPLYQSGAIAPAHPNAAAITRVPVTRTPRGEGEIATEIESYSVTSRAVDEVVASGGIPATTTEPPNTGSRLTMPLEDLVLQSNRELVFLGLRDGDTLSTDRATVVVKGVESIGFELSVNGDSIPRSRVGRRVHSMANGVEAWEYYGVALAPGVNELVVMQHGSGGARPASARVRVIAPDHVARLELRTPRSAPAD is encoded by the coding sequence GTGAACCCGACCCCTCCAAGGGTCGGGTTCATCGGGCTCTTCGTGAGTGCGCTTTCGACTTTCCTGTTCGCCGGCTCGACGCTGATCCTCGAGCCACTCGTATACGCGCGCGCGCTCGATTCCAAACTCGGGACCGCGCACGCCGGCCCGCTGCCGGGCACGCGCATCACCGGCATCGCGATCGGGCACGGACTGGTGGAACCGGCACTCACGCCGATCGCGTTCGAGTCCGACTCGGTGGTCGCGATCGTCTCCGCGCTCGAAGCGCTCGAGCTGTATCCGACGCACCGCGCCGTGCTCGCCGGCGGAGCGACCGGCGCGTTTGCGCATCGGCTGCGCAATTCCGGGAACGTCGCCGTCACCGCGCGCCTCGAACTGGCGAACCTCGCAGGCGATGGCTACGACCTCGCGGACCTCGCCATGCTGCGCGATCTCGATCGCGACGGCGCGGTCAGCGCAGGCGATGCACCGCTCGTGTCCGGTGCGACCGTCGCGCTCGCGGTCGGCGATTCGGCCGACCTGGTGATCACCTTCGCGGTCCCGCTGAACGCGCCCGACCGCACCACCGCGTGGTTGCGCGTGCTCGCGAGCGCGGTCGGGTCGAACGTCGCCGCGCAAGTCACCGACTCGGTGTCGCTCGAGGCTGCCGCGGCGATCACGCTGATGGCCGAGAAGTCCGCCAGTCCCGAATTCGCGAGCTTCGGCGACGCGATCGAATATCAGGTGCGCGTCGCGAACCGCTCGGACTCAGCGCTCGCGAGCGTCCGCATCGAGGATCAGCTTCCGGCGGGATTCAGCTACGAGGTCGCAAGCGCGCGCCGCGACGGCGTGGGGCTCGCGGATCCGGCCGGAGTCACGGGCCGCACGCTGGCGTTCACGCTCGGAGCTCTCGGCGCACAGAGCAGCACGACGCTGCGCTACCGTGCGCGTCTCGGACCCGCGGTCCCGCTCGGCGACGCGGTCAACGAGGCGGTCGCGATCAGCGGCACCGCGCGCTCGAACGTGGCGCGCGCACGCGTGCGCGTGACCGGTGGCGTCTTCGCCGAGGAAGCGGTGGTGTTCGGCACCGTGTACCTGGATTCCGATCGCGACGGCCGGCGCAGCGCCGACGAACGCGGCGTACCGGGAGTGCGGCTCTACGCCGATCAGGGCAGCTGGGTGATCACCGATGCCGACGGGCGCTACAGCCTCACTCAGCTCGCGCCACGCACCCATGCACTCAAGCTCGACCCGCTGTCTCTGCCGTCGAGCGCGCGGCCGCGCGCCACGCGTCATCGCGACCGCGGAGCCGGCGGGCTGGCGTTCGTCGACCTGCAACGCGGCGACCTGCAGCGGGCCGACTTCGCACTCGAGGCCGACCTGCCGGCCGACAGCGTGCTGCGACCGCGGCGCGAACACGTCGCGGGGCGCGATCCGCTCGGAGCCGCGGTGCGGCGCATGTTCAACGGCGAGCCCCTGCTCGAAGCGCTCGGAGACCCGAGGGCGCGACCCTCCACCGGCGTACTCGACGCCGAAGGCCCGCTGCCGCTGTACCAGTCCGGAGCCATCGCTCCCGCGCATCCGAACGCGGCCGCGATCACTCGCGTCCCGGTCACGCGCACACCGCGCGGCGAAGGTGAGATCGCGACCGAGATCGAGTCCTATTCCGTCACCAGTCGCGCGGTCGACGAAGTCGTGGCGAGCGGAGGCATCCCGGCCACCACCACCGAGCCGCCCAACACCGGCTCCCGACTCACGATGCCGCTCGAAGATCTGGTGCTGCAGAGCAATCGCGAACTGGTGTTCCTCGGATTGCGGGACGGCGACACCCTGAGCACCGATCGGGCGACGGTGGTGGTCAAGGGCGTCGAGAGCATCGGCTTCGAGCTGAGCGTCAATGGGGACAGCATCCCGCGTTCGCGCGTCGGCCGGCGCGTGCACTCGATGGCGAACGGGGTCGAGGCGTGGGAGTACTACGGCGTTGCCCTCGCGCCGGGCGTCAACGAGCTGGTGGTGATGCAGCACGGCTCGGGCGGCGCGCGGCCGGCGAGCGCACGCGTGCGGGTGATCGCGCCGGACCACGTCGCTCGGCTCGAGCTGCGCACGCCGCGCTCCGCCCCGGCCGAC